One genomic segment of Candidatus Edwardsbacteria bacterium includes these proteins:
- the secE gene encoding preprotein translocase subunit SecE produces the protein MFNKIVQFVKDVRVEFTKVSWPSRDELVQSTIVVGVVSLVVTAFIGVIDRLLSVGVTFFLGRF, from the coding sequence ATGTTCAATAAAATAGTGCAGTTCGTAAAGGACGTCAGGGTCGAGTTCACCAAGGTCAGCTGGCCCAGCCGCGACGAGCTGGTTCAGTCCACCATCGTGGTGGGCGTGGTGTCGCTGGTGGTGACCGCTTTTATCGGGGTCATCGACCGGTTGCTGTCGGTGGGCGTAACATTTTTTCTGGGCCGATTTTAA